In uncultured Ilyobacter sp., a genomic segment contains:
- a CDS encoding lipopolysaccharide core heptose(II) kinase RfaY, which produces MVKIKKGKVRIYLQDEKYRGLAEVILHGDYRRIKVLKDDQRSRVELIEYKEEKLVLKIPIEKNRRQWQRFLSAFRGSSSKREYENCLKILSEGFLGAKPVMVIDKKIGPFVKDSYFVSKFIEGQEGNFQHLKEIGKELNKIHEAGYLHGDSQLVNFMVSNEKIYLIDCKLKKNRFGKFGARYEFIYLEESCPEKIDIYRKDDLYYRGAKLLNSYLHWWGRTRKKLRGRELTK; this is translated from the coding sequence ATGGTTAAAATAAAAAAAGGCAAGGTAAGGATATATCTTCAAGACGAGAAATACCGAGGACTTGCAGAAGTGATTCTACATGGAGACTATAGGAGGATCAAAGTTCTAAAAGATGATCAGAGGAGCAGGGTAGAACTTATAGAGTATAAAGAGGAAAAACTTGTTCTTAAAATCCCCATTGAGAAAAACAGAAGACAGTGGCAGAGATTCTTATCTGCATTTCGAGGGAGTTCATCTAAAAGAGAGTATGAAAATTGTTTAAAAATTCTGTCTGAGGGATTTTTGGGTGCAAAACCTGTCATGGTCATAGATAAAAAAATCGGTCCCTTTGTCAAAGACTCGTATTTTGTATCTAAGTTTATAGAGGGACAGGAGGGGAATTTTCAGCATCTGAAGGAGATAGGAAAAGAGCTGAATAAAATCCATGAGGCAGGCTACCTTCACGGAGATTCACAACTTGTGAACTTTATGGTTTCCAATGAAAAAATATACCTAATAGACTGCAAACTAAAAAAGAATAGATTTGGAAAGTTCGGTGCCAGGTATGAGTTTATATATTTGGAAGAGAGCTGTCCGGAAAAAATAGATATATATAGAAAAGATGATCTATACTATAGAGGGGCTAAACTTCTAAACAGCTACCTTCACTGGTGGGGAAGAACCAGGAAAAAACTAAGAGGCAGAGAGTTGACAAAATGA
- a CDS encoding outer membrane lipoprotein-sorting protein, with protein sequence MKKISVIFFILINISVFSKDASEILQKMENAQNYTTSKGEYFMTIENRGKKITLGFEGYHKKSQEDLQLMRFTSPPRIEDTAILIRDENIWYYNKRSNRVRLLSKNAKKGSMMGSSFSYDDLNIDYVEDFTGEIIEETYDYYTLKVYPVDKDRSYKYIVAKVRKDNFIEESLEYYDNNEIRYKLMTTQDVKLVKERWVPLKLIMTDLISGKVTYIETKEESLDFDFYIEDSKFSEKNLKK encoded by the coding sequence ATGAAAAAGATATCGGTTATTTTTTTTATCTTAATTAATATATCAGTTTTTTCAAAGGATGCTTCAGAGATACTTCAAAAGATGGAAAATGCCCAAAACTATACTACTTCAAAGGGAGAGTATTTTATGACCATAGAAAACAGGGGTAAAAAAATAACCTTGGGATTTGAAGGTTATCATAAAAAATCCCAAGAAGACCTTCAGCTTATGAGATTCACTTCTCCCCCTAGAATAGAAGATACTGCAATTCTTATCAGGGATGAAAATATATGGTACTACAACAAGAGAAGCAATAGGGTGAGGCTCTTATCAAAAAATGCAAAGAAAGGCAGTATGATGGGGTCTAGTTTTAGCTATGATGATCTCAATATAGATTATGTAGAGGATTTTACAGGTGAAATAATAGAGGAAACATATGATTATTATACGCTGAAGGTCTATCCTGTGGATAAAGACAGAAGTTATAAATATATAGTGGCAAAGGTGAGGAAGGATAATTTTATAGAGGAGAGCCTAGAATATTATGACAACAATGAGATAAGGTACAAGCTTATGACCACTCAAGATGTGAAACTGGTAAAAGAACGGTGGGTTCCATTGAAATTAATTATGACAGACCTTATAAGTGGTAAGGTGACATATATAGAAACCAAAGAGGAAAGTCTGGATTTTGATTTTTATATTGAGGATTCCAAATTTTCCGAGAAAAACTTAAAGAAATAA